A genomic stretch from Juglans microcarpa x Juglans regia isolate MS1-56 chromosome 3S, Jm3101_v1.0, whole genome shotgun sequence includes:
- the LOC121258794 gene encoding cytochrome b-c1 complex subunit Rieske-4, mitochondrial-like yields the protein MSELPPSKAAAKNPTQKIVYDEHNHERYPPGEPSKRAFAYLVLTGGRFVYASLIRMLIIKFILSMSASKDVLALASLEVDLSGIEPGTTVSVKWRGKPVFAKHRTEEDIELANAVDVRSLRHPQDDWERVKKPEWLVVVGVCTHLGCIPLPNAGDFGGWFCPCHGSHYDTSGRIRKGPAPYNLDVPSYTFLSDDKLLVGETL from the coding sequence ATGTCAGAACTTCCACCTAGTAAAGCAGCCGCGAAGAACCCTACTCAAAAAATCGTATACGATGAACACAACCACGAACGCTACCCGCCTGGTGAACCCAGCAAGCGTGCATTTGCCTATTTGGTATTGACAGGCGGAAGGTTCGTGTACGCCTCCCTGATCCGGATGCTAATCATCAAGTTTATTCTGAGCATGTCCGCCAGCAAAGATGTCCTCGCCCTGGCCTCCCTCGAGGTTGACTTATCCGGCATCGAGCCCGGGACCACTGTTTCCGTGAAGTGGCGTGGGAAGCCAGTTTTCGCGAAGCATAGAACTGAAGAGGACATCGAGTTGGCTAACGCTGTAGATGTTCGGTCTCTTCGTCACCCACAAGATGACTGGGAGAGGGTTAAGAAACCAGAGTGGCTTGTTGTTGTTGGGGTCTGTACTCATCTGGGTTGCATTCCCTTGCCGAATGCTGGTGATTTTGGTGGTTGGTTTTGCCCTTGCCATGGCTCACACTATGATACTTCTGGGAGGATTCGCAAGGGGCCAGCGCCATACAATTTGGACGTACCCAGTTACACTTTCTTGAGCGATGACAAGTTACTTGTTGGTGAGACCTTATGA
- the LOC121257425 gene encoding phosphatidylinositol transfer protein 3-like, with translation MELLENGVEANELQDSILKMESNEIEQSKVGIMRALVEAEDPSAKEVDNFMIRRFLRARDLDIEKASNLFLKYLSWRQTFVPNGSIGVSEIPNELAHNKVFMQGLDKNGRPIVVIFGSRHKQNNVEELKRFVVYTLDKICSRMPGEQEKFVCIADLKGWGYSNSDIRGYLAALSILQDCYPERLGKLFIVHVPYLFMTAWKAVYPFIDSKTKKKIIFVENKSLRSTLLNDIDESQLPDTYAGQLPLVPIQDA, from the exons ATGGAGTTGTTAGAAAACGGGGTGGAAGCAAATGAGCTGCAAGATAGCATCTTGAAAATGGAAAGCAATGAGATTGAGCAAAGTAAAGTGGGCATCATGAGGGCGCTCGTCGAAGCAGAAGATCCCTCTGCCAAG GAAGTGGACAATTTCATGATCAGGAGATTTCTGCGAGCTCGTGATCTAGATATTGAGAAGGCTTCTAACCTATTCCTGAAGTACCTGAGCTGGAGGCAGACATTCGTTCCTAATGGCTCCATAGGGGTATCGGAGATTCCAAATGAACTTGCCCATAACAAGGTTTTTATGCAAGGCCTGGATAAGAATGGACGCCCCATAGTGGTAATCTTTGGCAGCAGGCATAAGCAAAACAACGTAGAGGAGTTGAAGC GTTTTGTGGTCTACACTCTAGACAAAATATGTTCCAG AATGCCAGGAGAACAGGAGAAGTTTGTGTGCATTGCAGATCTTAAAGGATGGGGATACTCTAACAGTGACATACGAGGATATCTGGCAGCTCTCTCAATCTTGCAG GATTGTTACCCAGAGAGGCTAGGCAAGTTATTCATAGTCCATGTACCTTACTTATTCATGACGGCATGGAAAGCGGTTTACCCATTCATTGACAGCAAAACTAAAAAGAAG ATCATTTTTGTTGAGAACAAAAGTCTGAGATCTACTCTCCTGAATGACATTGATGAGAGCCAGCTGCCAGATACATACGCAGGCCAACTACCATTAGTCCCTATCCAAGATGCCTAA